A single genomic interval of Syntrophobotulus glycolicus DSM 8271 harbors:
- a CDS encoding TIGR01212 family radical SAM protein (This family includes YhcC from E. coli K-12, an uncharacterized radical SAM protein.): protein MTECRRWDKKRYHGFNHHLRQVFGEKVIKVAFDGGFTCPNRDGSLSTHGCIFCSTKGSGDFAGDRALTLAEQFGEVRERTKKKWPKAKYIAYFQSFTGTYADPDDLQKLYDEALALKDVVGLAVSTRPDCINEEVLHVLEKINRKTYLWIELGLQSIHDSTLAWLNRGHDYACFLEAFHKLRARGIRVCVHVILGLPCEDRSQMLATAREMSKLDIQGIKLHSLHVLKGTALAGLFERKEFKLMTLEEYIELIADIVEILPPAVIIHRLMGDGPLGQVIAPQWTRKKWEVINAIEKELENRDSWQGKNYGVS, encoded by the coding sequence ATGACTGAATGTAGAAGATGGGACAAGAAAAGATATCATGGGTTTAATCACCACCTGCGTCAGGTCTTTGGTGAAAAGGTCATCAAGGTAGCCTTCGACGGAGGATTTACCTGTCCGAACAGGGATGGGAGCCTGAGCACACATGGCTGTATATTCTGCAGTACCAAAGGTTCGGGCGATTTTGCCGGAGACAGGGCATTGACGCTTGCCGAACAGTTCGGTGAAGTCAGAGAGAGGACCAAAAAAAAATGGCCGAAAGCAAAATATATAGCCTACTTTCAGTCATTTACAGGCACATATGCCGACCCCGATGATTTGCAAAAGCTTTATGACGAGGCTTTGGCGCTAAAGGATGTTGTAGGGTTAGCGGTCTCCACAAGACCGGACTGCATCAATGAAGAAGTACTCCATGTTCTTGAAAAAATCAACCGGAAAACTTATTTATGGATAGAACTGGGCCTGCAGTCGATACATGATTCCACCTTGGCCTGGCTTAACCGGGGACATGACTATGCCTGTTTTCTGGAAGCTTTCCACAAGCTGAGAGCACGGGGCATCAGGGTTTGTGTGCATGTGATTTTAGGGCTTCCCTGTGAGGACCGCAGCCAGATGCTGGCAACGGCAAGAGAAATGAGCAAATTGGATATTCAGGGAATAAAGCTCCATTCCTTGCACGTATTAAAAGGGACGGCTCTTGCCGGGCTCTTTGAACGAAAAGAATTCAAATTAATGACCTTAGAGGAGTATATTGAGCTGATCGCTGATATTGTGGAAATCCTCCCTCCGGCCGTTATCATACACCGATTAATGGGAGATGGCCCACTGGGACAGGTCATTGCACCTCAGTGGACCAGGAAAAAATGGGAGGTCATTAATGCGATCGAAAAAGAACTTGAAAATCGGGACAGCTGGCAAGGCAAAAATTATGGAGTCTCATAA
- a CDS encoding sensor domain-containing protein produces the protein MIINTQDSLKFLVENTNDAYILFQTIGREDRTIDLTIVEISASFEKIAGYQREELLHKDLKELFPDSRSDHPDWAEVLKNTVLHHQLLSFEYFSNLNETYYSVIIIPFTSKQRLVYFLDITQTKRNESKITQKNHELIQLKKEKKEIELSEKRYKTLVNNLGDIIYTCNLRGMITMVNKMFCQLTGKTEKKILGTRITDYFNPENTAIAWDRAIAELMLTGEPAHLEYQYFLPDGSSRFYYATLSPISDLNKKIVGFIGSNHDITSLKINEQKMISLAYHDSLTKLPNKTLFLDRLRTAISIAERNKVKIGVAFVDLDNFKELNAVYGHDHGDKLLFEVAQKLVSCVRSYDTVARFGEDKFLVLFQHLIHVNELFTVFERIRLALFTPFSIGRHSISLTASIGIGIYPDDGVDANEIILNANTAMDKAKKMGKNCYYFYNDQFKEALNRQNMLRTMLISAMNNQEFLLYYQPQYEIPTRRLRGFEALLRWNNPAFGLILPVEFIKIAEETKQIIPLGKWVIKNACEVCKMINDKYGLNLIVSVNISLVQLQEKDFFDTIMETVKHSGIKPSNLELDIKENVIMENFDYMVSVLKKLKKAGIRIALDDFGLSNLSLSQLKRLPLDMVKLDKELLNYIEYPNSQGALTDSIIDLIHHLDIEMLAEGVENKEQVDYLLKGNCDNIQGFFFAEPVAREKIEEIIEKGVSENEAQSRMIQKIGLTYEELFKQPARYLGKNWDIRQ, from the coding sequence ATGATCATAAACACACAGGACAGTCTTAAATTTCTGGTGGAAAATACAAATGATGCTTATATTCTGTTCCAAACGATTGGAAGAGAAGACCGGACCATTGATTTAACGATAGTGGAAATCAGTGCGTCATTTGAAAAGATTGCCGGATATCAGAGAGAGGAGCTTCTCCATAAAGACCTTAAAGAGCTCTTTCCGGACTCCCGCTCTGATCATCCGGACTGGGCTGAAGTATTAAAAAATACTGTCTTACATCATCAGCTCCTGTCTTTTGAATATTTCTCCAATCTAAATGAAACGTACTATTCTGTCATCATCATTCCCTTCACCTCAAAGCAACGGCTGGTTTATTTCCTTGATATCACTCAGACCAAAAGAAATGAATCGAAAATAACTCAAAAAAATCATGAGCTGATTCAATTGAAAAAAGAGAAAAAAGAAATTGAACTGAGTGAAAAGCGTTACAAAACTCTTGTGAACAACCTGGGGGACATCATTTACACCTGCAATCTGCGGGGGATGATTACCATGGTCAACAAAATGTTTTGCCAATTAACAGGGAAAACCGAAAAAAAGATTCTCGGGACAAGGATAACCGATTATTTCAACCCTGAAAATACGGCAATTGCTTGGGACAGGGCAATTGCCGAGCTTATGCTGACCGGAGAGCCCGCTCATCTGGAATATCAATATTTCTTACCGGACGGGAGCTCCCGTTTTTACTACGCTACATTATCACCAATATCTGATTTGAATAAGAAGATCGTTGGTTTTATCGGTTCAAATCATGATATTACAAGTCTGAAAATCAACGAACAGAAAATGATTTCCCTGGCCTATCACGATTCTTTGACCAAACTGCCCAACAAGACTTTGTTTTTAGACAGACTAAGAACAGCGATCTCTATCGCCGAGAGAAACAAAGTCAAAATAGGAGTTGCTTTTGTTGACCTGGATAATTTCAAAGAACTAAATGCTGTTTATGGTCATGATCACGGGGACAAACTGCTTTTTGAAGTAGCCCAAAAGCTGGTTTCCTGTGTGCGCAGTTATGATACCGTTGCCCGGTTCGGCGAAGATAAGTTCCTGGTATTGTTTCAACATCTCATCCATGTCAATGAGCTGTTTACCGTATTTGAACGAATCAGGCTGGCCCTTTTTACCCCGTTTTCCATTGGCCGGCACTCCATCAGCCTTACGGCGAGCATTGGCATCGGAATTTATCCTGATGATGGTGTTGATGCCAATGAAATCATCTTAAATGCCAATACCGCAATGGACAAAGCAAAAAAAATGGGCAAAAACTGCTACTATTTCTATAATGATCAATTCAAAGAGGCGCTTAACCGGCAAAATATGCTGCGGACGATGCTGATCAGCGCGATGAATAACCAGGAATTTTTATTATACTATCAGCCGCAATATGAAATTCCCACCAGAAGGCTGCGAGGATTTGAGGCCTTGCTCAGGTGGAATAACCCCGCGTTTGGCTTGATCCTGCCGGTAGAGTTTATCAAGATCGCCGAAGAAACCAAGCAAATCATTCCGCTGGGAAAATGGGTGATCAAAAACGCGTGTGAAGTCTGTAAAATGATTAATGACAAATATGGATTGAACCTGATTGTTTCCGTGAATATCTCTCTTGTCCAGCTCCAGGAAAAAGATTTTTTCGATACGATCATGGAAACCGTCAAACATTCGGGGATAAAACCGTCAAATTTAGAACTGGACATAAAAGAAAATGTGATTATGGAAAACTTTGACTATATGGTCTCCGTATTAAAAAAATTAAAAAAGGCCGGGATCAGAATCGCACTTGATGATTTCGGCTTGAGCAACCTCTCTTTGAGCCAATTGAAGAGACTGCCCTTAGATATGGTCAAACTGGACAAAGAATTGCTCAATTATATTGAATATCCCAATTCCCAGGGAGCGTTGACTGATTCCATCATTGACTTGATTCATCATCTGGATATTGAAATGCTGGCTGAAGGAGTGGAGAATAAAGAGCAGGTGGATTATCTGCTTAAGGGAAACTGTGACAATATTCAAGGATTCTTTTTCGCCGAACCTGTGGCCAGAGAAAAAATCGAAGAGATCATTGAAAAAGGTGTTTCTGAGAATGAAGCGCAAAGCAGAATGATTCAAAAAATCGGTCTGACTTATGAAGAATTATTTAAACAACCCGCAAGATATCTCGGCAAAAATTGGGATATCCGACAATAA
- a CDS encoding ammonium transporter yields the protein MNNGDTAFMLISAALVFIMIPGLAFFYGGLVKKRHVLSIMMQSIAGLGIVTILWVVIGYTIAFGTDINGLIGGLDYLGLKDVGLDPKGEMTIPHILFVAFQLMFAILTPALATGATAERLRFPAYVGILALWSLVVYAPVAHWVWGGGWLGSLGALDFAGGTVVHISSGISGLVAAIVIGKRYNKANDPTIPHNIPYVVLGGALLWIGWFGFNAGSELAADGTAALAFANTHIAACMGLLGWMISEKLHHGKATMLGAISGAVAGLVGITPACAFITPLASIVLGLIVGVVCYFSVAVLKEKLGYDDALDVFGIHGIGGTIGALMTGIFCTAAVNPLVANEGLFYSGNFEQVKIQLIATLATYAYAAVATFIILKVVGIFTPLAASNIEQETGLDSTQHGESAYSDIDGLSTSFSNL from the coding sequence ATGAATAATGGGGATACCGCTTTTATGCTCATTAGCGCCGCACTTGTTTTTATCATGATTCCCGGATTAGCATTCTTTTACGGAGGACTTGTAAAAAAACGCCATGTTCTGTCCATAATGATGCAAAGTATTGCCGGACTTGGAATTGTAACAATTCTCTGGGTGGTTATCGGTTACACAATAGCTTTTGGTACGGATATAAACGGACTTATCGGTGGACTTGATTACCTGGGACTTAAGGATGTCGGACTGGATCCGAAAGGTGAAATGACAATCCCTCACATTTTATTTGTAGCTTTTCAGTTGATGTTTGCCATTCTGACTCCGGCGCTGGCCACAGGGGCCACTGCTGAAAGACTGCGTTTCCCGGCTTATGTGGGAATTCTCGCCCTGTGGAGCTTAGTGGTTTATGCGCCTGTCGCTCACTGGGTCTGGGGCGGAGGATGGCTGGGAAGCCTGGGTGCCCTTGACTTTGCCGGAGGGACTGTAGTTCATATCAGTTCAGGGATTTCGGGACTTGTGGCGGCAATTGTCATTGGCAAACGCTACAATAAAGCCAACGATCCCACTATCCCCCATAACATTCCTTACGTCGTTCTTGGCGGGGCCCTGCTCTGGATCGGTTGGTTCGGATTCAATGCCGGAAGTGAGCTCGCAGCGGATGGGACTGCAGCATTGGCTTTTGCCAACACCCATATCGCCGCCTGCATGGGACTTCTCGGCTGGATGATCTCGGAAAAGCTGCATCATGGTAAAGCGACAATGCTCGGTGCAATCTCCGGGGCGGTAGCAGGTTTGGTGGGTATTACTCCGGCTTGCGCCTTCATCACACCTCTGGCCTCGATTGTGCTGGGACTGATCGTCGGTGTAGTATGCTACTTCTCGGTTGCTGTCCTCAAGGAAAAGCTTGGCTATGATGACGCACTGGATGTCTTTGGTATTCACGGTATCGGCGGAACCATCGGAGCCTTGATGACAGGGATCTTCTGTACAGCGGCAGTAAATCCGCTGGTTGCCAACGAAGGACTGTTTTACTCCGGAAACTTCGAACAGGTAAAAATTCAGCTCATTGCAACTTTGGCAACCTACGCATACGCAGCAGTCGCAACTTTCATCATCCTCAAAGTGGTTGGAATCTTTACCCCCCTTGCCGCTTCAAATATTGAACAAGAAACAGGTCTTGACAGCACGCAGCATGGAGAAAGCGCTTATTCTGACATCGATGGGCTGAGCACTTCATTCAGCAATCTTTAA
- the amrA gene encoding AmmeMemoRadiSam system protein A, whose product MSLVYVGFVPHPPLIVAEIGKGEERACQATIESYQKIAETLVDLKVESVVLVSPHAPLSRQGLSYLEGETVKGDFGSFGAGNVKLEFEVDGMLLASAQEGISSLQPVKAELDHAALVPLYFLKKAGWQGKVIVFGMPLRQAEELGRLAGEIFSGSETRCAILASGDLSHRLKEDGPYGFHPDGPKFDSIIVKGIQKDTAIIRGIPQDMLEAAGQCGYHSLLFALGAREGSPKVLSYEGPFGVGYLTAEIYRSAPIAGYARECLEHHLHAQAFDKLHIPGDPLLKEKKACFVTLKKDGELRGCIGTVQPARENLAAEIRHNAIAAGTQDPRFWPVQPDELKLLRISVDVLSDPQKITGSEELDPQLYGVIIRCGGKVGLLLPRLEGIETVEEQIRIVRQKAGIWPEEEVELWRFEVERFHE is encoded by the coding sequence ATGAGTCTTGTTTATGTTGGTTTTGTCCCCCATCCTCCGCTGATTGTTGCCGAGATCGGAAAGGGAGAGGAAAGGGCTTGTCAGGCGACAATAGAGTCTTATCAAAAAATTGCTGAGACCCTGGTTGATTTGAAAGTAGAATCTGTTGTTCTGGTATCTCCCCATGCTCCTTTAAGCCGGCAGGGATTATCTTATCTGGAAGGAGAAACGGTAAAAGGAGACTTTGGGAGCTTTGGCGCGGGAAATGTCAAACTGGAATTTGAAGTGGACGGGATGCTGCTGGCATCGGCGCAGGAAGGAATAAGCAGCCTTCAGCCTGTAAAAGCCGAGCTTGATCATGCCGCCCTTGTTCCCTTGTATTTTCTCAAGAAAGCCGGTTGGCAAGGGAAGGTTATTGTTTTTGGAATGCCCTTGCGGCAAGCAGAGGAATTGGGCAGATTGGCAGGGGAGATTTTCAGCGGCAGTGAAACCAGGTGCGCGATTTTAGCCAGCGGGGATCTGTCCCACCGGCTGAAGGAAGATGGTCCTTACGGTTTTCACCCTGACGGTCCTAAATTTGACAGTATCATTGTGAAAGGGATACAGAAGGATACGGCCATCATCAGAGGTATTCCGCAAGACATGCTGGAAGCGGCCGGGCAGTGCGGGTATCACTCTCTTCTATTTGCTTTGGGCGCCCGGGAAGGTTCTCCCAAGGTCCTGTCTTATGAAGGTCCTTTTGGGGTGGGCTATCTCACGGCTGAAATTTATCGTTCCGCACCTATTGCCGGCTATGCCCGGGAATGTCTGGAGCACCATCTTCACGCGCAGGCTTTTGATAAGCTGCATATTCCGGGTGATCCTTTATTAAAAGAAAAAAAAGCCTGTTTTGTCACGTTGAAAAAGGATGGTGAACTCAGAGGCTGCATAGGAACTGTTCAGCCGGCCCGTGAAAATCTGGCTGCGGAGATCAGGCATAATGCCATAGCGGCAGGGACCCAGGACCCTCGCTTCTGGCCTGTGCAGCCCGATGAACTGAAACTGCTCCGGATATCGGTAGATGTACTGAGTGACCCGCAAAAAATTACAGGGTCGGAAGAGCTTGATCCTCAGCTTTATGGTGTCATCATCCGCTGCGGAGGAAAAGTGGGGCTATTGCTGCCGCGTCTGGAAGGGATCGAAACGGTGGAGGAACAAATCCGTATAGTCAGGCAGAAGGCAGGCATTTGGCCGGAAGAAGAGGTCGAGCTTTGGAGATTTGAAGTGGAAAGGTTTCATGAGTAA
- a CDS encoding glutamine synthetase III, which yields MEIFGSNVFNDTVMRARLPKATYKALKKTITQGTALEASVAETVASAMKDWAIEKGATHFTHWFHPMTGLTAEKHDSFISPTEDGKVIMEFSGKELIKGEPDASSFPSGGIRATFEARGYTVWDCTSPAFLKEDKNGSTILCIPTAFYSYTGETLDKKAPLLKSMEAVSKQALRVLKLFGNTTATKVISTVGPEQEYFLIDRNFFEQRMDLVLTGRTLFGAMPPKGQEMEDHYFGTIKERISSFMKELNEELWKLGILAKTQHNEVAPAQFEIAPIFSTTNVSTDHNQLVMDCLRKVALRHDLVCLLHEKPFAGVNGSGKHNNWSLGTDDGQNLLEPGNSPHGNAQFLTFLCAVIEAVDNYAELLRISAANPGNDHRLGANEAPPAIISIFLGDQLNDVINQLEKGGATSSKAGEILKVGVATLPEILKDTTDRNRTSPFAFTGNKFEFRMVPSSASIACPNMILNTIVAESLSQIADKLEKTKNFNKELASLLQDIIKKHKQVVFNGNNYSDEWVVEAEKRGLPNIRSMVEALPYYISEKSISLFTKHGVLTEGELHARYEILLEQYTKVINYEAKTMLDIAQRSIFPVSSRYAAELAGNILSIKDALGTAPAAEESLLKELVATNNLFLEKVNALEKAINGAAEIDDAYKLGLYAHDTIFAAMAELRVYGDKLETLIDAAQWPFPTYAEMLFLL from the coding sequence ATGGAGATCTTTGGTTCAAATGTTTTCAATGATACCGTTATGCGGGCCAGACTGCCCAAAGCTACCTACAAAGCCTTGAAAAAAACGATTACCCAAGGTACCGCTCTCGAAGCCAGTGTTGCTGAAACCGTTGCCAGCGCCATGAAGGACTGGGCAATTGAAAAAGGGGCTACCCATTTTACCCATTGGTTCCATCCGATGACCGGTTTGACCGCGGAAAAACACGACTCCTTTATTTCACCAACCGAGGACGGCAAAGTCATCATGGAATTCTCCGGCAAGGAGCTGATCAAGGGGGAACCTGACGCCTCTTCTTTCCCCAGCGGCGGTATCCGCGCAACTTTTGAAGCCAGGGGCTACACAGTCTGGGATTGCACTTCACCGGCATTTTTAAAAGAAGATAAGAATGGCAGTACCATCTTGTGCATTCCAACCGCCTTCTATTCATATACCGGAGAAACACTGGACAAAAAGGCTCCTCTTTTAAAATCAATGGAAGCTGTATCCAAACAAGCCTTACGTGTGCTGAAGCTATTTGGGAATACTACGGCGACCAAAGTCATTTCCACTGTCGGACCGGAACAGGAATACTTCCTGATCGACAGAAATTTCTTTGAACAGAGAATGGATCTGGTTCTGACCGGAAGAACCCTGTTTGGGGCTATGCCTCCCAAAGGCCAGGAAATGGAAGACCATTACTTTGGCACGATCAAGGAGCGTATCTCCTCTTTTATGAAAGAATTGAACGAAGAACTATGGAAGCTGGGGATTCTCGCGAAGACTCAGCACAATGAAGTTGCTCCCGCCCAGTTTGAAATCGCTCCAATTTTTTCGACAACCAATGTTTCCACAGACCATAATCAGCTGGTCATGGACTGTTTGAGAAAAGTCGCCCTGCGCCATGATCTGGTCTGCCTGCTCCATGAAAAACCATTTGCCGGAGTGAACGGTTCAGGAAAACACAATAACTGGTCTTTGGGGACAGATGACGGACAAAACCTGCTTGAGCCGGGAAATAGTCCGCATGGCAACGCTCAATTCCTCACCTTCCTGTGCGCTGTGATCGAAGCTGTCGATAACTACGCCGAACTTCTCCGGATCTCTGCCGCCAATCCCGGCAATGACCACAGGCTTGGCGCTAATGAAGCCCCTCCGGCCATTATTTCCATCTTCCTGGGTGATCAGCTGAACGATGTGATCAACCAGTTGGAAAAAGGCGGCGCTACCAGCTCCAAAGCCGGAGAAATCCTCAAGGTCGGTGTCGCCACCTTGCCGGAAATTCTCAAAGATACCACCGACCGCAACAGGACCTCTCCTTTTGCGTTCACCGGAAATAAGTTTGAGTTCCGGATGGTTCCCTCCAGCGCATCTATCGCTTGTCCGAACATGATCCTGAATACCATTGTTGCGGAATCCCTCTCTCAGATTGCCGATAAACTGGAAAAAACCAAGAATTTCAACAAGGAACTCGCTTCCCTGCTCCAGGATATCATCAAGAAACACAAACAAGTTGTCTTCAACGGCAACAACTATTCTGATGAATGGGTCGTCGAAGCTGAAAAACGCGGACTTCCCAATATCCGTTCCATGGTTGAAGCTCTGCCTTATTATATCTCTGAAAAGAGTATCTCCCTGTTTACCAAACATGGTGTGCTGACTGAAGGGGAACTTCATGCCCGCTATGAAATCCTGCTCGAACAGTATACAAAGGTAATCAATTACGAAGCAAAAACCATGCTGGACATTGCTCAACGTTCCATTTTCCCTGTTTCTTCCAGATATGCCGCTGAACTGGCCGGCAATATTTTAAGCATCAAAGATGCCCTCGGTACAGCACCTGCCGCTGAAGAAAGCTTGCTGAAGGAACTGGTTGCGACCAACAATCTTTTCCTGGAAAAAGTTAATGCTTTGGAAAAAGCCATAAACGGTGCTGCCGAGATCGATGATGCTTATAAATTGGGTCTCTACGCACATGATACGATCTTCGCCGCCATGGCTGAACTGCGGGTTTACGGCGACAAGCTGGAAACTCTGATTGATGCTGCTCAATGGCCCTTCCCAACCTATGCGGAGATGTTGTTCCTTTTATAA
- a CDS encoding DUF2179 domain-containing protein gives MNVVWQLVLIIMAINITYVSLTTVRFILMIKGLSLYASLLSVIEIFVYIMGLSIILNNLNSPCNIAAYCIGYGIGVFLGSLIEERLALGYLTAQVIIDSDDDTLVKVIRGQGFGVTSWIGDGRDGKRLVLDVLTKRNRQKELMTIIDEKSPHAFVVFHEPKTFKGGFWLCKMR, from the coding sequence ATGAACGTAGTCTGGCAGCTTGTATTGATCATCATGGCAATCAACATCACGTATGTTTCCCTGACGACGGTAAGGTTTATTCTGATGATCAAGGGGCTGAGCCTTTATGCGTCACTGCTTTCCGTCATAGAAATTTTTGTCTATATCATGGGCCTGTCAATCATTCTGAATAACTTGAACAGCCCATGTAATATCGCTGCCTACTGTATAGGTTATGGGATAGGAGTTTTCCTGGGAAGCCTGATCGAAGAGAGGCTTGCTTTAGGATATTTAACGGCTCAGGTCATTATTGACTCTGATGACGATACCTTGGTCAAGGTGATCAGGGGACAGGGTTTTGGGGTCACATCCTGGATCGGCGACGGCAGAGACGGGAAAAGGCTGGTCCTTGATGTTTTAACGAAAAGGAACAGGCAAAAAGAGCTGATGACAATCATAGATGAAAAATCCCCCCATGCTTTTGTGGTTTTTCATGAACCGAAGACGTTTAAAGGAGGGTTCTGGTTATGCAAGATGCGGTAG
- a CDS encoding TM1266 family iron-only hydrogenase system putative regulator: protein MKKVAVISAILEDPEKTQLQFNHTVASFKGIIKGRMGLPMPDQEISVIFIAVLGETDEINSLTGKLGKIEKVSVKTAISKKDFD from the coding sequence ATGAAGAAAGTAGCCGTAATCAGTGCCATTCTGGAAGACCCGGAAAAGACCCAGCTCCAGTTTAATCATACGGTTGCCTCATTTAAAGGAATCATCAAGGGCCGTATGGGCTTGCCTATGCCCGACCAGGAAATTTCCGTCATCTTTATCGCGGTATTAGGAGAAACAGATGAAATCAACAGTCTTACCGGAAAGCTGGGTAAAATCGAGAAAGTATCAGTAAAGACTGCCATATCCAAAAAAGATTTTGATTAA
- the hydG gene encoding [FeFe] hydrogenase H-cluster radical SAM maturase HydG: MSTKILEKERTSPADPEVAFINNEQINEDLAQAKTAPKEEVQRIIAKGRAAKGLTPQETAILLEVTDPELKKELFAAALEVKEKIYGKRIVMFAPLYLSNYCINECTYCGYHRSNKEMPRRKLTMDEIAEEIKILEKMGHKRLALETGEDPVNCPIEYVLDAIKVIYETSEEQGEIRRVNVNIAATTVENYRKLRDAGIGTYILFQETYHRPTYKKLHLSGPKSSYHYHTTAFDRAMEGGIDDVGAGVLFGLYDYKFEVLALLYHALHLEEKFGVGPHTISVPRIRPASGMSLDQFPYLVQDEDFKTVIAILRLAVPYTGIILSTRETPEFRDEAIKLGVSQISAGSCTGVGSYKKEFAEENSCSADHKTDATAQFQVSDERTPEEVLINLCSQGYLPSYCTACYRTGRTGDRFMQLAKTGNICNVCLPNALTTFQEYLMDYASPQLKELGERTIENFVEEIQNDRIKELTIGNLEKIKEGQRDFFV, encoded by the coding sequence ATGAGTACAAAAATTTTAGAAAAAGAAAGAACAAGCCCTGCCGATCCTGAAGTCGCTTTCATCAACAATGAACAAATCAATGAGGATCTGGCTCAGGCCAAGACAGCTCCCAAAGAAGAAGTTCAAAGGATCATCGCTAAAGGCAGAGCCGCTAAAGGTCTTACTCCCCAGGAAACGGCCATTTTGCTGGAAGTCACAGACCCGGAACTGAAAAAAGAGCTTTTTGCCGCTGCCCTCGAAGTGAAAGAAAAAATCTACGGAAAGAGAATCGTTATGTTTGCCCCTCTTTACCTCAGTAATTATTGCATTAATGAATGTACTTACTGCGGCTACCACCGTTCCAACAAGGAGATGCCCAGACGCAAGCTGACGATGGATGAAATCGCTGAAGAGATCAAGATTCTGGAGAAAATGGGACACAAGCGCCTGGCCCTGGAAACGGGTGAAGACCCTGTCAATTGTCCGATCGAATATGTTTTGGATGCCATTAAAGTGATCTATGAAACAAGTGAAGAGCAGGGGGAAATCCGCCGGGTAAATGTCAATATTGCCGCGACAACGGTTGAAAATTACCGGAAATTAAGAGATGCCGGCATCGGTACCTATATTCTCTTTCAGGAAACCTACCACCGGCCGACCTATAAAAAGCTCCATTTGAGCGGACCAAAGTCCTCCTATCACTATCATACCACCGCCTTTGACCGGGCAATGGAGGGCGGTATTGATGATGTGGGTGCCGGTGTTCTATTCGGTCTTTACGACTACAAATTCGAGGTCCTTGCTTTACTTTATCATGCCCTTCACCTTGAAGAAAAATTTGGTGTCGGCCCTCATACTATCTCTGTTCCCAGAATCAGGCCTGCCTCAGGGATGAGTCTGGATCAATTCCCTTATCTTGTTCAAGATGAAGATTTCAAAACAGTTATTGCTATCCTGCGCCTGGCTGTGCCTTACACGGGAATTATCCTCTCGACCAGAGAAACTCCCGAATTCCGGGATGAAGCCATTAAGCTTGGGGTATCCCAGATCAGCGCAGGCTCATGTACAGGTGTAGGGTCTTACAAAAAGGAATTTGCCGAAGAGAATTCCTGTTCCGCTGATCACAAGACAGATGCCACTGCCCAATTCCAGGTCAGCGATGAACGTACTCCTGAGGAAGTCTTGATCAACCTATGCTCCCAAGGCTATCTCCCCAGTTACTGTACAGCCTGCTACCGGACAGGCCGGACAGGGGACAGGTTCATGCAGCTGGCCAAAACCGGAAATATTTGCAATGTCTGTCTACCTAACGCCCTGACTACTTTTCAGGAATACCTGATGGATTATGCTTCACCTCAGCTAAAGGAACTGGGTGAAAGAACAATTGAAAATTTTGTGGAAGAAATTCAGAATGATCGAATCAAAGAGCTGACAATAGGCAATCTTGAAAAGATTAAAGAAGGGCAGCGCGATTTCTTCGTCTGA